The window GGTCCGCACGTCGCGCGCGACGATGCCGAGCGCGGTGCCCGTCAACAACACCTCCAGCAGGCAGAGGCGGACTTTGACGTACTTCCATTTGATGGAGGCTGCGCCCGAGCATTTGGCAGCGTAGCGGCGGCGCTGCGCGCGTCGGGGCGCAAGCCGGCTGCGCGAGCATACGACGCACTCATCGCAGCCAGCGCAATCGCACATGCGGTACCGCTATACACATGCAATCCCGCCGACTTCGTAGGAATCCCTCGACTGGAACTCCGATCGGTCACCCACCCGCATCACCGATAGGGAGCATGACTGCGGTTGTCCGGTCTCAACTTAGTCGGCGGTTACCTGCTGGGAACCGCCAACAAAACTGCATTCGCGAGGCGCATATCTGTATCAAAATAATTGGCGGTTTCGTGTCTCACCAGGACTCGTGAAGATCGCACCGATACGAACCGCGGCTGCGTGTGTAGGTTCCACCATCGCGAACATGCATCAAATGAAGTTGCAGATGCTGCCGACCTCGCTCGCGGATCCTTGTTATGGGAGGCCCTGAATGCTTCGGATTGCCCGGCTAAGACTGTCGCACCTCGCTGAGGCGCCGCTGACATCCCATCTCGTGGCTGCAAACTCGTTAAGTCTGTTGACATATAGCGGGCCGGTCTCTCCCGTCGATCGGACCATATCCTGCCGGATTGTCCGAGCCCTCGAATTTCCACACAGTCGCAGAACCTCTTGCTTCGCGTGAGGCAGGCTTTCGGGGTCAGCGGGGACCTGCCCAACCTTTACGCGGAAGAAGTCAGCGAAGCCGACCCGATCAGCAAGCAGCCACGCCTCGGTCATCGAATGCGCGATGCGCAGCAAGAATCTTGGGCTCCACGCCGTAATCTCGGCGGTGAGTTCTGCGCGGAGCCGAGCGGGACACTTTCCGTCGGAATCCCTGAAGACGATCCAACTGGACTGACGCGCAGCCTGGTTGTACTTGGCGATCTTTGGGTCAAGCCGCGTCTTACCTCCGGCGACAAAGACTTTCGCGACCGTCCGCCCTGTCGAAACCACAATCGCTTTGGCCGCTTCTCGGTCAGAATCACCTTCGACCACGAGATTGATCAACGACGCTTCCCTTCGCCCACCACGATGAGGCCAGCAAGGTCTTGCGGGGAGACGAGCCCGTCAACGATCTGCGACGTCGGCAATTCCGCCGCAAGTTCATCGGCAACCTCATCGATATCGGAGAGCAACGTCACCGTTGAGCCATCATCGGT is drawn from Candidatus Mycolicibacterium alkanivorans and contains these coding sequences:
- a CDS encoding type II toxin-antitoxin system VapC family toxin; its protein translation is MLDTSTVILLGQLSDPSELPDESVISAITLAELSVGPHVARDDAERGARQQHLQQAEADFDVLPFDGGCARAFGSVAAALRASGRKPAARAYDALIAASAIAHAVPLYTCNPADFVGIPRLELRSVTHPHHR